In Capsicum annuum cultivar UCD-10X-F1 chromosome 7, UCD10Xv1.1, whole genome shotgun sequence, one genomic interval encodes:
- the LOC107852039 gene encoding heme-binding protein 2, translating into MQCVMNMLMIKLCFFLVIVAKLCNGFYPPICERIECPNYELIESGKDYEIRLYDSPMWMSTAPIDDISMYSASRTGFFRLFDYIQGKNSYKETIEMTAPVLTQVKPSDGPFCASSFVVSFYIPKKNQPNPPPAKGLHLQKWGKTYVAVRQFGGFATDDNVPKEAAALSASIAGTKWAAAIEKSQAKDNTTMYTKAAYNSPFEFKNRVNEIWFTFDLDKSSAI; encoded by the exons ATGCAGTGTGTTATGAATATGTTGATGATCAAGCTGTGTTTCTTTTTGGTCATTGTTGCCAAATTATGCAATGGGTTCTATCCTCCAATTTGTGAACGAATTGAGTGTCCAAATTATGAGTTGATTGAGTCTGGAAAAGACTATGAAATTCGTCTTTATGATTCTCCTATGTGGATGTCTACTGCACCCATTGATGATATCTCCATGTATTCTGCCTCTAGAACTGGTTTCTTCAG GTTATTCGATTACATTCAAGGGAAGAACAGTTACAAGGAGACGATAGAGATGACAGCTCCAGTTCTCACTCAAGTGAAGCCAAGTGATGGTCCATTTTGTGCTTCCTCTTTTGTTGTGAGCTTTTATATACCAAAGAAGAACCAGCCAAATCCCCCTCCAGCTAAAGGCCTTCACCTCCAAAAATGGGGCAAAACATATGTCGCGGTCAGGCAATTTGGTGGATTTGCGACTGATGATAATGTTCCAAAAGAAGCCGCTGCCCTGAGCGCCAGTATTGCAGGCACTAAATGGGCAGCAGCCATTGAAAAGAGCCAAGCCAAAGATAATACTACGATGTATACGAAGGCGGCATACAACTCCCCCTTTGAGTTCAAGAATAGAGTTAATGAGATATGGTTTACGTTTGATTTGGACAAATCATCTGCCATTTGA
- the LOC107852034 gene encoding heme-binding protein 2 yields the protein MVLGVWMIKLCLFLILVSKLSNAGYSTKLDFYPLPCERIECPDYELIESGKDYEIRLYNSAMWMSTPPIDDTSFFSGTTTGFQSLYNYRHGKNIYKEEIGMTVPVLAQVKPSDGPFSTSSFVVSFYIPKKNQPNPPPAKGLHLQKWSKTYVAVRQFSGFVIDDDIPKEAAALSASIAGTKWAEAVEKSQAADDTTVYKVAQYNSPSEFNNRVNEIWFTFDLDKASAI from the exons ATGGTGCTAGGTGTGTGGATGATCAAGCTGTGTTTGTTTCTGATTCTTGTTTCCAAATTAAGCAATGCTGGATATTCAACTAAGTTGGATTTCTATCCTCTACCTTGTGAACGAATTGAGTGTCCAGATTATGAGTTGATTGAATCTGGAAAAGACTATGAAATACGTCTTTATAATTCTGCCATGTGGATGTCTACTCCTCCTATTGATGATACTTCATTCTTTTCCGGCACCACAACTGGTTTCCAAag TCTATATAATTACAGGCACGGAAAGAACATTTACAAGGAGGAAATAGGGATGACAGTACCAGTTTTGGCTCAAGTGAAGCCAAGTGATGGACCTTTCAGTACTTCCTCATTTGTTGTGAGCTTTTATATACCAAAGAAGAACCAGCCCAATCCTCCTCCAGCTAAAGGCCTTCACCTCCAAAAATGGAGCAAAACATACGTCGCTGTCAGGCAATTCAGCGGATTtgtaattgatgatgatattccaAAAGAAGCCGCTGCCCTGAGTGCCAGTATTGCTGGCACTAAATGGGCTGAAGCCGTTGAAAAAAGCCAGGCTGCAGATGACACTACGGTTTATAAAGTGGCGCAATACAACTCTCCGTCTGAGTTCAACAACAGAGTTAATGAGATATGGTTTACTTTTGATTTGGACAAAGCATCTGCCATTTGA
- the LOC107852033 gene encoding heme-binding protein 2 translates to MVLCVTMNVWMIKLCLFLILVSKLCNAGYSTKLDFYPPPCKRIECPNYELIESGKDYEIRLYNSAMWMSTAPIDDISFREATRTGFRSLFNYIRGKNSFHETIEMTAPVMTQVKPSDGPFCASAFVVSFYVPKKNQPNPPPAKGLHLQKWSKTYVAVRQFSGFVVDDDISKEAAALSASIAGTKWAAAVDKSQAADNTAIYTVAQYNSPFEFKNRVNEIWFTFDLDKASAI, encoded by the exons ATGGTGCTATGTGTTACCATGAATGTTTGGATGATCAAGCTGTGTTTGTTTCTGATTCTTGTTTCCAAATTATGCAATGCTGGATATTCAACAAAGTTGGATTTCTATCCTCCACCTTGCAAAAGAATTGAGTGTCCAAATTATGAATTGATTGAATCTGGAAAAGACTATGAAATTCGTCTTTACAATTCTGCCATGTGGATGTCTACTGCTCCAATTGATGATATTTCGTTTAGGGAAGCCACCAGAACTGGTTTCCGCAG TCTCTTCAATTACATTCGAGGAAAGAACAGTTTCCATGAGACAATAGAGATGACAGCACCAGTTATGACTCAAGTGAAGCCAAGTGATGGTCCATTTTGTGCTTCCGCATTTGTTGTGAGCTTTTATGTACCAAAGAAGAACCAGCCAAATCCTCCTCCAGCTAAAGGCCTTCACCTCCAAAAATGGAGCAAAACATATGTTGCTGTCAGGCAATTCAGTGGATTTgtagttgatgatgatatttcaAAAGAAGCCGCTGCCCTGAGTGCCAGTATTGCCGGCACTAAATGGGCAGCAGCCGTTGACAAAAGCCAGGCTGCAGATAATACTGCTATTTACACAGTGGCTCAATACAATTCTCCATTTGAGTTCAAGAACAGAGTTAATGAGATATGGTTTACTTTTGATTTGGACAAAGCATCTGCTATTTGA